The sequence CGCCCGTGGACAGCGCGAAGCACGCGCCCCCATCCGGCGCCGAGTGCCACGTGTAGCCCGTGCTCGCCACCGCCTGCCCGGAGCGGGCGATGATGCGGGACGTGAAGCCCGCCGGCAGCCGCACGCCATTCGCGTCGGGCGAGCCGGACAGGGCGCCATACGGGCTCGGCCCCGGCTGGGCCGGCGCGGCATAGGCCTCCTTCCAGAAGCCCGGCCCCAGGGCCAACGCTCCACCACCCAACGCGGAAAGACGAAGGAAGTCACGACGGTGCAGGCGCATCCATGTTCCTCCAGCCAAGGTCTGGAGGAGCAAACTTCCACGGACTCGCGAACCCCGTCGTAACGTCCGTGCAAGGAGCGGCTGACGGGCGCGTGAATCAATCCGCGCTCAGCCGCCGCCGCGGCGCACCGCGCGGTTCTTGTCCCAGATGGCGTAGAGGATGAGGAGGAAGGCGAAGAGGCGGACGACGTAGATGTAATAGCGCCGCTCGTCGCCCACCTCGAGGAGCGCGCCCGCCACGGCGTTGCCGCCGAGCAGCGCGAAGGTCAGCGCGAAGAAGCCGAAGAGCCTGTCGCGCGACTGCTTCCAGAAGCGGAGGAAGAACAGCGAGCACGCCAGCCACGCCATCGCCGCCGCGCCGTTGAACATGGGATTGAGCATGGGTCCACCTTCAGGAGGCATCCCAGATGAGGCCGTAGAGCAGGACGACCGCGCTGGCCAGGCCGGTGATGAGGCGGGGCACGTACAGGTCCACCGCCGTGGGCAGCAGCACCAGGTCCACGAAGAGCAGCACGTTGTTGAGGGCCAGCCCCGCGAAGCACAGCCCGCTCCACAAGAGCAGCCGGGACTGCGTGCGCTTCCAGGCGCGCAGCAGCAGCACCGCGCAGGCCAGGCTGGTCAGGGCACAGAGGATGTAGACGGCCTCAGCCATGACCCCCTCCGTCCTTGTCCTTCTTGAACACGAAGGCGTCCGCGAAGCCCCGGACCTTGTCCAGGGGCCGCGAGAAGATGAAGGTGATGACGCTCACCCGCTTCGCTCCATACACCCCCGCCAGCTCCGTCACCGCCTGCACGTCCTCCGAGCTCGACGGGCTGTAGCGCCAGGCCGGCGGATTCCCGCCGTTGACGACCAGCAGCCCGTGCGCGGCCAGGTCCGCCAGCCGCGCCGCCGCCGAGATATCTGTGATTCGCAGCTCCAGGCTCACCTCTGACGCCTTCCACTCCCGGTCCGAGCGTGCTCGAAGCAGGAGGAGCACCTCCAGCTTCTCCAGGGAGTCGATATGCGTCGTGATGAAGCGCTGGACCCGCGGTGGAAGTCCGGCATCGCTCACACGCGCACCATGCCCATGTTATTTTGTGCGTCAACCATTTCCCTCACGCGAATGTTCAGAGGGGGGGTCGGCGGGCACGGCCGCCTGGCCGGTGTCCGCCGCTGGGGGAGAGCCACCCTCTGGAGCCTCCGGGGCCGGCAGGTTGCGCAGGCCCTCCACCAGGCGGGCCGCGTCGAGGGGTGAGTCCCGTGCCGCGAGCAGGGCGCGCCGCAATTCGCGCTCGGTGGTGCGCAGCGCGGACACGTCCAGCAGCGCCAGGAGCACCGTCTCCGGACGGCCGTGCATCTGCGGCATCCGCGCGCTGAAGGCGAGCGCCGCCCCGTGCTGGCCATTCAGCTCCCACTCCACCTGGAGCCCCTGGAGGTCCTCGCCGCGCGCGGCGCGCAGGAGCGGCATGGCGGCCTCGGGCAGCGGCTGTCCGTCCGCGCCCCGGAAGACGGCGTCCGGGTAGAGGTCCTTCGCCTCGCGGTACGCCAGACACCCTCCGGCCAGCCCCTGTGCCGCCCGGTTGGCCAGCAGCGTGCGGCCGCTGTCCGGCTCCACCAGCGCCAGCGGCGTGGGCAGCGCGGCCAGCACGGCCTCCAGCCAGCGGTACTGGCTGCGGCTCGTCTCCATCTCCCGCCGCAGCAATTCCTCGCGCACGCGGGCGCGCTCCACCTCCGCGCGCCGGTTCGCCTCCGCCAGCTCGCGCTCGTGCTCGCGCTTCTGGGCCTCGCGCAGCGCCTCGGCCTGCCGCCGCACCAGCTCCGTCTTGCGGTACAGGTCCACGAAGACGCCCACCTTCGAGCGGAGGATTTCCGGCTCGTAGGGCTTGAGGAGGTAGTCCACCGCGCCCACCGCGTACGCGCGCAGCTCCGGCAGCTGGCCCTGCGACAGCGCGGTGAGGAAGACGATGGGCGTGTCGCGGCTGCGCTCGCGCTCGCGGATGAGCTGCGCCGTCTCGAAGCCGTCCATCTCCGGCATGACGACGTCCAGGAGGATGACGGCGAAGTCGCGCGTGAGCAGGTGGCGCAGCGCCTCGCGGCCGCTGCGCGCGATGACGAGCCGCTGCCCCAGCGGCGCCAGCGTGGCCTCCAGCGCCAGCAGGCCCTCCGCCTGGTCATCCACGAGGAGAACCGAGGCGGGCTCCAACGCCACCGTCACCACCGGCAGGCGCTCACGCGAGGGCGTGGCGCTCACGGCATCCCCCGCGCCCGGGGCACGTATGCCAGCCGCCCCAGCCACGCGCCCACGGTGTCCAGCGACAGCTGTTCCATGTGTCCATCCTGTCCACCACCGCCCTCCCAGTCCTCGCCCACCACGGCCACGCGGCCGCCGCGTGCCTGCAGCAGCGCCAGCCCCGCCGCGCCGTCCTCGTGTCCGGCGAAGAGCAGCCCCGCGGCCCTCGGGCCGTAGCTGTCCGCGGTGGACTCGAAGAGGGCATCCAGGCAGGGCCGCTGTCCGTGCTCGGGCGGCTCCACGGACAGGGCCACGCAGCCTTTGTCCACCAGCAGGTGGTAGCCCGCGGGGGCCAGGTACACGCGGCCGGGCGTCAGGTCATCCTTGTCGTCCGGCTCCACCACCGGCAGCGCGCAGCGGCGCCCCAGCGGCGCGGCCAGCGAGTCATGCGGGCCCCGGTGCAGCGCCAGCACCACCGGCGTGGCCAGCTCCCGGGGCAGCAGCGTCAGCAGTGCCTCCACGTCCGCCGCCGAGGCGCGGGGCGCGCCCACCACCAGGATGCCGATGGAGCTCACGCCAACCTCCGGAAGATGCGGCCCGAGCC comes from Pyxidicoccus parkwaysis and encodes:
- a CDS encoding DUF5985 family protein; this encodes MAEAVYILCALTSLACAVLLLRAWKRTQSRLLLWSGLCFAGLALNNVLLFVDLVLLPTAVDLYVPRLITGLASAVVLLYGLIWDAS
- a CDS encoding DUF5985 family protein, whose protein sequence is MLNPMFNGAAAMAWLACSLFFLRFWKQSRDRLFGFFALTFALLGGNAVAGALLEVGDERRYYIYVVRLFAFLLILYAIWDKNRAVRRGGG
- a CDS encoding ATP-binding response regulator; translation: MSATPSRERLPVVTVALEPASVLLVDDQAEGLLALEATLAPLGQRLVIARSGREALRHLLTRDFAVILLDVVMPEMDGFETAQLIRERERSRDTPIVFLTALSQGQLPELRAYAVGAVDYLLKPYEPEILRSKVGVFVDLYRKTELVRRQAEALREAQKREHERELAEANRRAEVERARVREELLRREMETSRSQYRWLEAVLAALPTPLALVEPDSGRTLLANRAAQGLAGGCLAYREAKDLYPDAVFRGADGQPLPEAAMPLLRAARGEDLQGLQVEWELNGQHGAALAFSARMPQMHGRPETVLLALLDVSALRTTERELRRALLAARDSPLDAARLVEGLRNLPAPEAPEGGSPPAADTGQAAVPADPPSEHSREGNG
- a CDS encoding chemotaxis protein CheB, encoding MSSIGILVVGAPRASAADVEALLTLLPRELATPVVLALHRGPHDSLAAPLGRRCALPVVEPDDKDDLTPGRVYLAPAGYHLLVDKGCVALSVEPPEHGQRPCLDALFESTADSYGPRAAGLLFAGHEDGAAGLALLQARGGRVAVVGEDWEGGGGQDGHMEQLSLDTVGAWLGRLAYVPRARGMP